Part of the Nymphalis io chromosome 8, ilAglIoxx1.1, whole genome shotgun sequence genome, TAATAGATACTAACACAGCCAATTACacatatcaaatttatttcatattaataggcttcgaaattttaatattaaagacaaaacattttaatggttACTGAATTTGCTGTACACAATTTCTAGACGAATTTGACGGGACGAAAAAACTTGCCTTCTTTTTCTAACACCACACACGAGAAAGAGACCGCAATATGAATACTATAGCAAGCAGTCGAAGGGGTGAAATGAAATGATCTTATGTTCACAGCTTATTTCAGAGTtaaattgagaaaatataaaaagataatgcACCATTTTCATTCGTGATTGTAacataaaattagttaaattaatatataaatatatatatatgaaatatatgatacataatatgatgatgatatacaaataatttcatgAATAAATAGTGGTTTTTAAATACCGTCGACTCGACTGGTATTGTCGTATATCGACATGGTCAAGCATTCAATATCTTACTGGCCTTGaatataaagaattttttttaatcatgtcatattataattgtgtaaaaCAGAATCAGCACTGATACCTACTTACTCATTAtatgaaacttttttaaaaactatttaaatacacaCAATACTGAAAAGACATTTTCTGAAATAAAACCTACTTTTTTGCAGTAGTCGAAGTGGTTTTATTCATGTAGAGTATTttcgataaatattttacttatcaaCATAAAAACTTTTCGTAAAATATTTGACACCCTGAGTGAGGGACATTCACTATACACATCTATAAAGCCTTCTCGATAATGGCCATATTCGATTtctagataaaatattttttgtttatcgattatataatatgataatattttttttttttaaattactatcaGTTAGTCTACTATAAAAGATCGATTTTTTATATTCCTGTTCCGTTTAAAAGGTGGGTGAACAATTACAGAcacaaatgatataatatttaaaatctcaTGAATGAATGGTTTAAATTTTCAGTACTCAGCAATTAGATTGCTTACTGTCAGAGTCGCCTATTTGCCTGTTTATCTTAATTCTTTCCTCTTCTTTTGAGAAATGAGGATCATCTAATAAGGTCCTGTTGAAGCTCCCGGTGCTTCAACATCTTATAAGATCAACTTTATAGCTTATATAGCATAGCAACCATACATCGAAACCCTAAGCTTTAAAATACTGCGGGAACTCATTAGAAATAGCCCTTACAAGTGTTTGATCATCACGACTCGAGTCGCCTTCCTCGCAGAAGATGCGCGCGAAACAACGAAGCAAATCATCTCTTCTGTGTAAGTGAGCTCCATACTCAGTGTTTCGAATGATTCCCTGGAGTATCTTGAGGTATTGTTGACGACGCTGGAATTATAGAATGTTAgggtaaaaagtatattttactttGTAGTTGTTATGCACAGAAATAGGCTTAAATTATATGTTGAAtcaattttatctattttacagtaacagcctgttaatgtcttactgctgggctaaggcctcctttcccttttgaggagaaggtttggatcttattccaccacgctgctccaatgcaggttgatagaataaacatgtggcagaatttcaataaaaccagacacatgcaggtgtcctcacgatgttttccttcaccgtccagcacgagatgaattagaaacacaaattaagcacatgaaaattcagtggtgcttgcccgggtttgaaccaacgatcatcgattaagattcacgcgttttaaccactaggccatctcggctcttcttCTTCGATCGTTCTTTCTCTTCTTCGgcttatctattatattaatgcGTATATGGTGCAAGGATGTGAGGGTTTGTGTATGATAactagtatttttattagaacaaaaatataatttaagtcagTCGCTAATAACATcctttaatttacaatatcttTCGTTTCTGTGCATAAAAACTACGAGATAAAGTGAACTTAATACAGTAATAGCCcataaatatcccacagctgggaaaTGGTAATCGCTAATATCAGAGAGGTTTGGTGGACATACACGAAAagtattacaaaaacattttttaaacgaaCTGAATCTTACAGCATACGAATAAGTTCATCGCACTGaggaacaaattattttaatttttaatttcgatttaaTTCGTTAACAAATCAAATACTTACTACATCTCCTGGGGATAGATCAGCCAGTTGCCTTACGATTATATCTATAGCAACTTTCACGTCGTTCGTGTAGAAATGTTCTGCGGTCTTCTTACGGCTGAACAGGTCTATGGCCAACTTCAGCACGGAGTGCGCAGGCGCCGGCTCGTGGTCGAAAATGTGCACGGGATCTTCTGtggtgatattattatttaaattaatatattgtttaaagttttgttatgttataatttaaataatatatgtatgtacgaaaattaaataaaaagtaaaataattgcgTCCCcagttattattttgaattattaatttcgtTTATTAGTGACAATAATGTTAGGAAAGTACCTTCACGGTTGAGCAGCAGGAGGACTTTCTCGCAGAATATTTTCGCATTATCTATCGTCTCCAACGCGTTTAGTAATAAGTTCTCGAATGAGTTTTCGAACTGTAAATTGTATGCGAGTAGTAGTGTGAGAAACAAATCAGGAATTTGTTCATCAACATCAGTTTCCGGTGGGTTTTCTGTCAACTCAAGGAGAAACTGAGCGAAATCAACGCCGAGTTGTTCTGAAAGATTTTAAGGTAAATCAAAACATGGgttgtttattttagaaagaaaataaacacTGTCTATGGTAAACATTCGATGCAAttccaaaaatttaataaattgttatacaactcaccgaaatgtgTAATCGGTAGTTTGTCACCCATGGACAGTACCATAGACAATAGCAAGGCTGAATGCGAGAGACGGCTGACAGCGCGCGGATTGTCACGCATGTCACGTGCTATTTCAGCAGGAAGCGCTGACAGTGCCAACGTAGCAAGTGCTGTTCGTTCCAGACCGCACATCACACCAAATGcctaaaaaaacaacataataagTGAAATTCAACATCTTCATAAAATGGGCTTTATTAATGCAATAATAATGTAAAGACAGAAACAGGTAAAACCAAAAATTttgacgaaccggttggcgtggttgatgaatacttgccttttcacgccgaaggttgtgggtttgattcccacccaggacagacatttgtgtgcacgaacatgtctgtttgtcctgagtctgggtgtaattttctatataattatgtatttacaaaagaaaagtatatgtagtatatcagttgtctggttctcatagcacaagctttgtacaagcttaatttgggatcagatggccgtgtgtgaaaaatgtcccaggatattataagatataattgGAGAATTTATAGCAGTTTAATGTATTTAGAATTTATGTCtacttattattgataatttcatAGTTAATATCTGCagtttttatctataaaatataatttataattgttgtcAGCTAAATACAAAGACCGGTTAATTCATCACCCTAACGAACTCGCCCGCCACTTCACCACTCACCATATGTGAGACGACTAAAACGTCATCATATCCTAGAGCTAGAAGACTCTGGGCAGCAGATGAGTAGATGCTTCCAATGGGAAGCCACTCCGCATGACAGCATCACATAGCTAATTTGCTTAAAGCCTTTGGGTTGATTGCAAATACATgcagaaaaaagaaaaaaaaatctatcaaacCTGAAGTAAGAGTTGACGTAGAGGCCATCGTGTTTCCATTTGGTAATACTGGACGAGTGTTGTAACATAGACATAACGATGACTGCTTAATACATGTTGAGAGATATTTACATCTGCGTttgactaaaaaatatatttgtattaatttaaatcaaaaatatttaaaattaaaaaaaaactaagtttatttatatgattataaaactatatattatagtccaatgaataacataatattttgaaaaaagaggaattaattgaaatatagatCTCTAAATCAAATTAaggatataaatttttatttaagaactaTGTAGTTTAGTTGTGTGAGCATGACTTAagaataaatatgtaagtaagATCATAGTTATAAAAGTATGAaagaaacagcctgttaatgttccactactGGGCTGGCCccatctcccttttgagaagatttggagcttattccaccacgctgctccaatccaggttggtagaatatacatgtggcataatttcagtgaaattaagctcattcaggtttcctctcgatgttttccttcaccgtcacacacaagatgaattataaacacaaattaagcacatgaaatttcagtggtgcttggcaaCTTTTGCACCCACGATTGTaggttctaaccattaggccatctcagATCGTTTGTTATAAGttacacattattaaaaaaaaagttatagcaTACCATAACTGAGATCAGCTCTAACAACTGTGTTTGAATATCGTGAGCATCATCATGTAGAGCCCAGCCTCGTTGCTGGGCATCATTGGCTGCTTTGGACAATGCATTCAATGCAGTCATCATTCTCAGAGCGTCAGGAGCAGCATCAATTGCATTTTTAGGACATGTTATGTTACTGTTTGCCTCTCGAAGTAAGGCATCTATAATTGATCTTGCTGCACCTCCAGGCAAGAATtcctaaaattttataacaaaatatcttaattattactaaaaataactttattcataaCAGTTTAAAGcataacatacaattaaattaataattatattatagtatggttaaaaaataatattatttagcataaaaaatacatttaatcttATAACAATACATACTATAATTTCTAAAATAGGGAAGAATagagtattttattatgttatggtACAAGATATATATGACACTGTGTTTGGAGTTCAATGAATGAAGTGAATGTTTATTGGGGTCCAAATAATGAGGCATTGTATCACTGTTTGTAGAACCATTGTCTTTCAATGAATCGGTAACAatgtaaaacaaacaaacccTACTAATTTCtacattttaaagattattttttcattccaaatcaaattaaattatttttaacacctcataggtcctaggttcaaacccCAGATGATGCTGATGTATACTTCTATGGCTCGTGAGGCATCTATAGCTGTTGGtactgtgcctgaactctttaaaGTTCTGTTAATATACTGTCTCATTGGAATATGAGAGTGAggtaatagagagtgtacctctGTTTGCACAAACACTTGAGCACAATAATGTCCTGTAAAGTTGGCTCTTTACTCCTCTCTTCCCAGccagtctcccttgagattggccaccaaTACAAAGGCATTTTTGTAATGCTAtacattataactttaataCTAATCATatgattcttatataatataataaacaaattacatacTCTCAATGAAATCAAAACAGTTTCGACTGCAACTTTCGACATGTCATGACTGAGTTGAGTCTCCCTACGGACAGATTGAACAATCTCGTAGATGGCATTCGGCTTTATGCTTTCGCTGCTGTCCTGGCTGTCATCTTGGTTATCAGTGTCGGAAGATAGCTGATTTGATGtcaatttgacatttaaaatctTTTTCTCTTCATCATTGTCTAGTAaagaagaatatttattaatcattagTACTTTTTGTGTAGTAATtaacacaataacttttaagatataattatatagtctaTCTATTTATAGCActcatttgtttataaaaaacccACTCCAATTGGTCCAAACAAGCGAGTTATCAAGTCAATTTAATGTGATATTAATACAGGTAATTAACAATGTAGATTCTATGGAAAATAACTGGCTAGAAACTTAACACCTATTTTTGGATTTGAGAATGTATTTTAGCTTCAGTAAAAAGCACATTGTAtgaaacaatacattttttaaattttgtaccaTTATTCTGAATTTTaggaattttatcattatttatgtacataccCTTTGCAATGTCACTATTTATTGATTTTGGAGATGAGCAAGACTGTTTTTCTTCTGAAATCTGCTGCTGAGACACAACTGGCCTTAAGTCAAAGCAGGGTGACACACCATTTGGTGGTGTACTATCATCCAGACGTGGTGGAGGCTTAGGAGCTGCATGTTTTTTACTAGGTGGTTTTATCATAAtctgtatttgttttttcttctcACTCAATCTTGATATTAGTTCTGATTTTGGTGGAGTCATGGTATCATTGTCGTTTAAATTTTTGATACAGTCGTTAAGAAACGCCAAAAAGAAGTTTGGCTCCACCTGAATTCaaggtaaaaataatttcagtacATTCAAGGCTACATGTTAATTTGGATAATGAAGCGAATTTATACCTTGACAGCAGCGACGTAATTCGAAGGTACGAATCCGATTTGaccttttttattaacaacGTGCCACCAGTTTCTCTGTTTAGTATTACTCTGGTGAAGGTAAAAGAATTCACCTTCTGTAAAACTCAAAGTTTTAGCCAGCGTAGCTTCAAAGTCATATAATGCCGTAAGCATTTCCATATCATCTGaaacaagtattttttaataataccaaTTTGATAACGAAAACTTGACTGAAATTGTGTTCATTATTCTTACCGATATTATGTTGATTATCACCCATTATGaaggatattttaatattttacaataaacaagCGTGTTATTTAAGCATAAAGGTTTTTAAAGTTATAGCttcgtaattataatttttcgcGTTCTCAGAATTCGcagtttaaaatcaatttttaggTGAGGACCTTTATGGATATCTCAAgcttatgaaaaaaaagtaaacattatgtgaaaattttaataattgtttaataagaaattatcataattgttgataactTTGATGAAATTATTGATTTCCGTAtctttttcaaattattcttaACAGCTTTCTTTAAATTTTCCGGAAAATTAAGTCGTCAGAGTACAACCAAACATTGACAGAAAACAATGTTGCCAACTattcagtaatatttttttaacaataaaacaaactaaaataatgtattatactaGCATATTATGTTTACGCTTAAAACTATAAGGTGGTAATATAcggttgttaatataaaaattataaaaatgtttattatatatctacttaatatattactttaaattttatttctgttgttgtttttataaatcatgttAACGCGATAatctatgaatattttatattattataatttatgtatatatcaaatcaataatttgGCCCCAGTGTCCTACTCCAtgatcttttaatttatttgatcacgTAGCAGGATTAACCACGTAGCAAGAGTAGACTCAGTCATCTCTGCCTGAGCGTAATTTTTTGAGTCAAACTTATTATTACATGGTATACTGAATTTACTTGATGTCACAAAAACGTAAAACCGAAGCGTTACACCTTTTCCCACTAAGACAATTTACGCCCAACAATCATTTTTGAAATTGAAGCGGATAAAAAGTAAGTCAAAAACGTCTTAACTATTTCACTTTgacgaatataaaatatgattaactTAGAAAAATTGATacgaatagtattatt contains:
- the LOC126770296 gene encoding NCK-interacting protein with SH3 domain isoform X2, coding for MGDNQHNIDDMEMLTALYDFEATLAKTLSFTEGEFFYLHQSNTKQRNWWHVVNKKGQIGFVPSNYVAAVKVEPNFFLAFLNDCIKNLNDNDTMTPPKSELISRLSEKKKQIQIMIKPPSKKHAAPKPPPRLDDSTPPNGVSPCFDLRPVVSQQQISEEKQSCSSPKSINSDIAKDNDEEKKILNVKLTSNQLSSDTDNQDDSQDSSESIKPNAIYEIVQSVRRETQLSHDMSKVAVETVLISLREFLPGGAARSIIDALLREANSNITCPKNAIDAAPDALRMMTALNALSKAANDAQQRGWALHDDAHDIQTQLLELISVMSNADVNISQHVLSSHRYVYVTTLVQYYQMETRWPLRQLLLQAFGVMCGLERTALATLALSALPAEIARDMRDNPRAVSRLSHSALLLSMVLSMGDKLPITHFEQLGVDFAQFLLELTENPPETDVDEQIPDLFLTLLLAYNLQFENSFENLLLNALETIDNAKIFCEKVLLLLNREDPVHIFDHEPAPAHSVLKLAIDLFSRKKTAEHFYTNDVKVAIDIIVRQLADLSPGDVRRQQYLKILQGIIRNTEYGAHLHRRDDLLRCFARIFCEEGDSSRDDQTLVRAISNEFPQYFKA
- the LOC126770296 gene encoding NCK-interacting protein with SH3 domain isoform X1, which gives rise to MGDNQHNIDDMEMLTALYDFEATLAKTLSFTEGEFFYLHQSNTKQRNWWHVVNKKGQIGFVPSNYVAAVKVEPNFFLAFLNDCIKNLNDNDTMTPPKSELISRLSEKKKQIQIMIKPPSKKHAAPKPPPRLDDSTPPNGVSPCFDLRPVVSQQQISEEKQSCSSPKSINSDIAKDNDEEKKILNVKLTSNQLSSDTDNQDDSQDSSESIKPNAIYEIVQSVRRETQLSHDMSKVAVETVLISLREFLPGGAARSIIDALLREANSNITCPKNAIDAAPDALRMMTALNALSKAANDAQQRGWALHDDAHDIQTQLLELISVMSNADVNISQHVLSSHRYVYVTTLVQYYQMETRWPLRQLLLQAFGVMCGLERTALATLALSALPAEIARDMRDNPRAVSRLSHSALLLSMVLSMGDKLPITHFEQLGVDFAQFLLELTENPPETDVDEQIPDLFLTLLLAYNLQFENSFENLLLNALETIDNAKIFCEKVLLLLNREEDPVHIFDHEPAPAHSVLKLAIDLFSRKKTAEHFYTNDVKVAIDIIVRQLADLSPGDVRRQQYLKILQGIIRNTEYGAHLHRRDDLLRCFARIFCEEGDSSRDDQTLVRAISNEFPQYFKA